The Psychrobacter sp. LV10R520-6 genome includes a region encoding these proteins:
- a CDS encoding heme exporter protein CcmB: MPSITFGQLWRREWQVKQQGAIQWLYPLVLFLVIITLFPLAVGSEPQLLQRLGVSAVWIAALLSLVMGVDGLFKPALDNGTLAQLVVARASLPLWVLIRLIIHWVFSSGIVAVLSLLAVPLFQLSWFEAGILMASIVTGSPMLLMLSAVASSLTLSLKNGAVLVPLIALPMQLPVLIFATGAVDLFASGLNGLPILALLLAGSIVSVLVMPWVISLTLRLAWLN; this comes from the coding sequence ATTCCCAGTATTACCTTTGGTCAATTATGGCGCCGCGAATGGCAGGTTAAGCAGCAGGGGGCGATACAATGGCTATATCCCTTGGTACTGTTCTTAGTCATTATTACCTTGTTTCCCTTAGCCGTTGGTAGTGAACCGCAATTGCTACAACGCCTTGGGGTGTCAGCGGTGTGGATTGCTGCTTTATTGTCGTTGGTAATGGGTGTGGATGGCTTGTTTAAGCCTGCGCTTGATAATGGGACCTTGGCGCAATTGGTGGTGGCAAGGGCTTCGCTGCCGCTGTGGGTGCTTATTCGTTTGATTATCCACTGGGTATTTAGCAGTGGTATTGTGGCGGTGCTCAGTTTGCTTGCGGTGCCGTTATTCCAGTTGAGCTGGTTTGAGGCGGGTATATTAATGGCGTCAATCGTCACCGGTAGTCCGATGCTGCTGATGTTGTCAGCAGTCGCCAGCAGTCTGACGCTATCGCTTAAAAATGGCGCAGTACTCGTGCCCTTGATTGCACTACCGATGCAATTGCCCGTGTTGATTTTTGCGACTGGGGCAGTTGATTTGTTTGCTTCAGGTCTTAATGGTCTGCCTATTTTAGCGTTATTGCTAGCGGGTAGTATTGTCTCTGTATTGGTCATGCCTTGGGTCATTTCACTGACCTTAAGACTGGCATGGCTCAACTAA
- the ccmA gene encoding heme ABC exporter ATP-binding protein CcmA, with protein MTAPPLSIPTPMLKLDDLTVQRGEIPLCERVTLSLSAGSICHLIGANGTGKTTLLMQLAGLLPIITGEIHYQGTTGVPVQPLYVSHQLGIHPSLTVAQNLTFLLNLYGITPSSTDIDEALAWVGLQGFETISSSHLSAGQTRRITLARLYLLTPQVTPLWLLDEPFTALDVDMMARMETRLCEFAGMGGAIVMTSHQPVGVANQVLDLSDYMV; from the coding sequence ATGACCGCGCCACCTTTATCTATACCTACACCTATGCTTAAACTTGACGATCTGACCGTTCAGCGCGGCGAAATACCTTTGTGTGAGAGGGTGACGCTGAGCTTATCTGCTGGTAGTATTTGCCATTTGATTGGTGCTAATGGTACAGGTAAGACCACGTTACTTATGCAGCTTGCTGGATTATTGCCAATAATAACGGGCGAGATTCATTACCAAGGGACAACTGGCGTACCCGTACAGCCGTTATATGTATCACATCAACTGGGCATACATCCGAGTCTGACCGTGGCGCAAAACCTAACGTTTTTACTGAATTTATATGGTATTACGCCAAGTAGTACCGATATTGATGAGGCGTTGGCATGGGTAGGGCTACAAGGTTTTGAGACTATTAGCTCAAGCCATCTGTCTGCTGGACAAACGCGGCGAATCACGCTTGCTCGCCTGTATTTATTAACCCCTCAGGTGACGCCATTGTGGTTACTTGATGAACCATTCACGGCGCTGGATGTGGATATGATGGCGCGAATGGAGACTAGATTGTGCGAGTTTGCAGGCATGGGCGGGGCGATAGTGATGACCAGCCATCAGCCAGTGGGCGTTGCCAATCAAGTGCTCGATTTATCAGATTATATGGTATAA
- a CDS encoding sulfite exporter TauE/SafE family protein: MTDNDTTQTVILLVIFALASLLHGISGLGVTLVTTTALASIYPLPHAIVLVIFPSLLLNAMTWLNGGGRSIWQNFSYYGRRYWLLALTSLLGSILGAKLLLWVDSAYILLVLAVVIGVYVISALLGKQLRLPNTKPVLIMVGFSAGVIGGATNAMSTILMMYLLSASDDKNTIAKVGNMCYFLGKVAQIIVLREPIMALSGSEWQLIALLSGLSVVALLIGIRLRRYLPQARFRQLILLILTLLGVRVGWQGITALLAL, encoded by the coding sequence ATGACGGATAACGACACCACTCAGACAGTGATACTGCTCGTAATCTTTGCGCTGGCCTCACTATTGCACGGTATTAGCGGGCTGGGGGTAACTTTAGTTACTACCACTGCTTTGGCAAGTATATACCCACTACCGCACGCCATTGTATTGGTGATTTTCCCTTCATTGTTACTTAATGCCATGACTTGGTTGAACGGTGGTGGGCGTAGTATTTGGCAGAACTTCAGTTATTATGGCCGACGCTATTGGTTATTGGCATTGACCAGTCTGCTGGGTAGTATTTTGGGTGCCAAGCTATTGCTGTGGGTAGATAGCGCTTATATTCTATTAGTACTGGCAGTGGTGATTGGAGTTTATGTCATAAGCGCGCTACTGGGTAAGCAACTTCGCCTACCAAATACCAAACCGGTACTGATTATGGTAGGGTTTAGCGCTGGTGTTATTGGTGGTGCGACCAATGCCATGTCGACGATTTTAATGATGTATCTACTGTCAGCCAGTGACGATAAAAATACCATCGCTAAGGTCGGTAATATGTGTTATTTTTTAGGAAAAGTGGCACAAATTATCGTTTTGCGCGAGCCTATCATGGCGCTGAGTGGTAGTGAGTGGCAGTTGATTGCGTTATTAAGTGGGCTGTCTGTTGTTGCCTTATTAATTGGTATCCGCCTACGTCGCTATTTACCGCAAGCGCGCTTTCGTCAGCTTATTCTACTGATTTTGACGCTACTTGGTGTACGCGTTGGCTGGCAAGGGATTACAGCATTATTAGCGTTATAA
- a CDS encoding YbjN domain-containing protein — protein sequence MSHNNKRRLWQKIKQLLNKSAPYSNDAAKTPQADTDTDTDTDTDTDTDTDKNSAQDDNIKAPIIKANHNTNGDTSITDYLKQYFHDKQWHYTYYRPRTNDSQRSHHLSLRMRNKKLDCGYLFRIQEDNSLLAVYGILPFLIPESHQSAAMLLITQINYDMLIGNLEMDVNDGEIRYKNAIDVEAFGIDDDIIEHLLQSVIAMTTVAYEIFNDLINTQEPAQDMPTLLGELRQRSDDRTFFLPTQFVQ from the coding sequence ATGAGTCACAATAATAAACGTCGTCTATGGCAAAAAATTAAGCAGCTGTTGAATAAATCAGCACCATATTCTAATGATGCCGCAAAAACGCCGCAAGCTGATACTGATACTGATACTGATACTGATACTGATACTGATACTGATACTGATAAGAATAGCGCTCAAGATGACAACATTAAAGCGCCTATTATTAAAGCGAACCATAACACTAATGGCGACACATCTATTACCGATTATCTCAAACAATATTTTCACGATAAACAATGGCATTATACCTATTACCGCCCAAGAACGAATGATAGCCAGCGATCACATCACTTATCCTTACGTATGAGAAATAAAAAACTGGACTGTGGCTACCTATTTCGTATTCAGGAAGACAATAGCTTACTGGCGGTCTATGGTATTTTGCCGTTTTTGATACCAGAAAGTCATCAAAGCGCTGCGATGCTGCTCATCACCCAAATTAACTATGACATGCTTATTGGTAATTTGGAGATGGATGTCAACGATGGCGAAATACGCTATAAAAATGCCATCGATGTTGAGGCGTTCGGAATAGATGACGATATTATCGAACACTTACTGCAAAGTGTCATTGCGATGACCACCGTTGCCTATGAGATATTTAATGATCTAATAAACACCCAAGAGCCCGCCCAAGATATGCCGACTTTACTCGGCGAGCTACGTCAGCGATCCGATGACCGAACATTTTTTTTACCAACCCAATTCGTGCAATAA
- a CDS encoding histone deacetylase — translation MLKIAYSEIFRYSVPEKHRFPMQKYTMIPERLLAEGTISKANFFAPSQLTEDEILTTHTAEYWHKLKTQTLTTREARPIGFEMTPALVERGRHIAHATYECALYAQQYGVSMNVAGGTHHAFADHGEGFCVFNDVCIASNLLLARGQAQKVLVVDLDVHQGNGNASLMLDEPRVFIFSLHGAKNYPFRKQVSDLDIELANDTGDEEYLRILAETLPRLITEVAPDIIFYQSAVDVLATDKLGKLALTQEGCKARDEYVLRQAKEANIPVAIVMGGGYSENIEDVVEAHCNTFRLAQQIFFDKSN, via the coding sequence ATGCTAAAAATTGCCTACTCTGAGATTTTTCGTTACTCAGTACCCGAAAAACACCGCTTTCCCATGCAAAAATACACTATGATTCCTGAGCGTTTACTGGCTGAAGGTACGATTAGCAAAGCCAATTTTTTTGCGCCATCACAACTAACGGAAGATGAGATTTTAACCACTCATACCGCGGAATACTGGCATAAGCTCAAGACTCAAACTTTAACGACAAGGGAAGCTCGACCGATTGGCTTTGAGATGACACCTGCTTTGGTTGAGCGCGGTCGTCACATTGCTCATGCAACATACGAATGTGCTTTGTATGCCCAGCAATACGGGGTATCCATGAATGTTGCTGGTGGTACGCACCATGCTTTTGCCGATCATGGCGAAGGTTTTTGTGTGTTTAATGATGTCTGTATCGCCAGCAATTTATTATTAGCACGCGGACAGGCACAAAAAGTCTTAGTGGTTGATTTGGATGTGCATCAAGGTAATGGCAATGCTAGCCTTATGCTGGATGAGCCACGGGTCTTTATATTTAGTTTGCATGGCGCAAAGAACTACCCTTTTCGCAAGCAAGTATCTGACCTTGATATTGAGCTGGCCAATGACACCGGTGACGAAGAGTATTTACGAATTTTAGCAGAGACCTTACCGCGATTAATAACTGAGGTTGCCCCTGACATTATTTTCTATCAGTCCGCCGTGGACGTATTAGCGACTGATAAATTGGGCAAGCTAGCATTGACGCAAGAAGGCTGTAAGGCGCGTGATGAGTATGTATTACGGCAAGCAAAAGAAGCGAATATTCCAGTAGCCATTGTGATGGGTGGCGGCTATTCGGAGAATATCGAAGATGTGGTTGAGGCGCACTGTAATACTTTTCGTCTTGCCCAGCAGATATTTTTTGATAAATCTAACTGA